A DNA window from Dama dama isolate Ldn47 chromosome 19, ASM3311817v1, whole genome shotgun sequence contains the following coding sequences:
- the LRRC31 gene encoding leucine-rich repeat-containing protein 31 isoform X1 yields MSRTGKKSSSDGETTPQAPLVNESIRGSKSRFPKAGSRKESIDPKTTDSQSQDKTPKTISDIAKTLTSETELGSRMEENEWFLQKLGRKAVNKCLDLNNCRLTAADVRETVALLPSLPDLEKLDISWNDVIGGNLHVFTQQMHLVTKLKILRLGSCRLTAEDVRALGEALKVLPELEELNLSWNSKVGGNLPLIFQTLQEGSKMQTLEFVDCSLTSEDGVFVGQLLPRLQNLEVLDLSINRNIGGSLNSIAHGLKSTSNLKVLKLHSCGLSQKSVTLLDAAFRYLRELRTLDLSCNKELGGGFEDTAGLATLEHLEGLDLHQCSLTADDVLSLTHVIPLLSSLQELDLSANKEMGSSSENLLSRLRFLPALKSLIISNCALESETFTALAEASIHLPALKIVNLSWNKCIGGDLKLLLETLKCSMSLQVLRLSSCSLVTEDVALLASVIQTGHLARLQKLDLSYNDSICEAGWTIFCQNLWLLKELTELDISLRPSTFRKCGQWFRHLLSAVTKLPKITEIGMKRWLLSASQEEELQGFDQDQRSSIHFDHGGFQ; encoded by the exons ATGAGTCGAACAGGGAAGAAAAGCTCCTCAGATGGAGAAACTACACCCCAGGCTCCACTTGTCAATGAGAGCATCAGGGGGTCAAAATCCAGGTTCCCCAAAGCTGGAAGCAGAAAAGAGAGCATTGACCCTAAAACAACTGATTCCCAATCCCAGGACAAGACACCGAAGACAATCTCAGACATTG CCAAGACTCTCACTTCAGAAACAGAATTGGGATCCAGGATGGAGGAAAACGAGTGGTTTCTGCAGAAGCTGGGCAGAAAGGCTGTCAACAAGTGTCTAGATCTGAACAACTGCAGGCTGACAGCAGCGGATGTCAGGGAGACGG TTGCTTTGCTGCCTTCTCTCCCAGACTTGGAAAAACTGGATATTTCCTGGAATGATGTCATAGGTGGAAACCTCCATGTATTCACCCAGCAAATGCATCTTGTCACCAAGTTAAAAATCCTGAGGCTGGGTAGTTGCAGACTTACCGCTGAGGATGTTCGGGCATTGG gagaAGCACTTAAAGTGCTGCCTGAACTTGAAGAGTTGAATTTGTCCTGGAACAGTAAAGTGGGAGGAAACTTGCCTCTGATCTTCCAGACACTGCAAGAAGGGAGCAAGATGCAAACCCTTGAgttcgtggactgtagcctcacATCAGAAGATGGGGTGTTTGTGG GTCAGTTGCTACCTAGACTGCAAAACCTTGAAGTACTTGATCTTTCTATTAACAGAAACATCGGTGGCAGTCTCAATAGTATTGCTCATGGACTAAAAAGTACCTCAAACCTGAAAGTCTTGAAGTTACATTCATGTGGGTTGTCACAAAAGAGTGTCACGCTACTGG ATGCTGCCTTTAGATACTTGCGTGAGCTGAGGACACTAGACCTTTCCTGCAACAAGGAGCTGGGTGGAGGGTTTGAAGACACTGCAGGGCTGGCCACGCTGGAGCACCTGGAGGGGCTGGATCTTCACCAGTGCTCACTGACGGCCGACGACGTGTTGTCCCTGA CTCACGTTATCCCTTTACTCTCGAGTCTTCAGGAATTGGATTTATCTGCCAACAAAGAGATGGGCAGCTCTTCTGAAAACCTACTCAGCAGGCTCCGATTTTTACCAGCGTTGAAGTCACTGATAATCAGCAACTGTGCTTTGGAGAGTGAGACTTTTACTGCCCTGG CTGAAGCCTCCATTCACCTCCCTGCTCTGAAAATAGTCAACCTTTCTTGGAATAAGTGTATTGGCGGCGACCTGAAGCTGCTCCTGGAGACGCTAAAGTGTTCAATGTCTCTTCAAGTGCTGAGGCTGAGCAGCTGTTCCCTGGTGACAGAGGACGTGGCTCTCTTGG catCGGTAATTCAGACAGGTCACCTGGCCAGGTTGCAGAAGCTGGACCTGAGTTATAACGACAGCATCTGTGAGGCAGGATGGACCATCTTCTGCCAAAACCTGTGGCTCCTCAAGGAATTAACTGAGCTGGATATAAGCCTTCGGCCATCAACTTTTAGGAAGTGCGGACAATGGTTTAGACACTTGCTAAGTGCCGTGACCAAACTTCCCAAGATCACCGAGATAGGAAtgaagaggtggcttctctcagcttcacagGAGGAAGAACTACAAGGCTTTGACCAAGATCAGAGAAGCAGCATTCACTTTGACCATGGTGGGTTTCAGTAA
- the LRRC31 gene encoding leucine-rich repeat-containing protein 31 isoform X3, whose protein sequence is MSRTGKKSSSDGETTPQAPLVNESIRGSKSRFPKAGSRKESIDPKTTDSQSQDKTPKTISDIAKTLTSETELGSRMEENEWFLQKLGRKAVNKCLDLNNCRLTAADVRETVALLPSLPDLEKLDISWNDVIGGNLHVFTQQMHLVTKLKILRLGSCRLTAEDVRALGEALKVLPELEELNLSWNSKVGGNLPLIFQTLQEGSKMQTLEFVDCSLTSEDGVFVGQLLPRLQNLEVLDLSINRNIGGSLNSIAHGLKSTSNLKVLKLHSCGLSQKSVTLLDAAFRYLRELRTLDLSCNKELGGGFEDTAGLATLEHLEGLDLHQCSLTADDVLSLTHVIPLLSSLQELDLSANKEMGSSSENLLSRLRFLPALKSLIISNCALESETFTALAEASIHLPALKIVNLSWNKCIGGDLKLLLETLKCSMSLQVLRLSSCSLVTEDVALLGGCSEMAASVRREGKLSPCWYHDPGLHASRRVGSFLLKD, encoded by the exons ATGAGTCGAACAGGGAAGAAAAGCTCCTCAGATGGAGAAACTACACCCCAGGCTCCACTTGTCAATGAGAGCATCAGGGGGTCAAAATCCAGGTTCCCCAAAGCTGGAAGCAGAAAAGAGAGCATTGACCCTAAAACAACTGATTCCCAATCCCAGGACAAGACACCGAAGACAATCTCAGACATTG CCAAGACTCTCACTTCAGAAACAGAATTGGGATCCAGGATGGAGGAAAACGAGTGGTTTCTGCAGAAGCTGGGCAGAAAGGCTGTCAACAAGTGTCTAGATCTGAACAACTGCAGGCTGACAGCAGCGGATGTCAGGGAGACGG TTGCTTTGCTGCCTTCTCTCCCAGACTTGGAAAAACTGGATATTTCCTGGAATGATGTCATAGGTGGAAACCTCCATGTATTCACCCAGCAAATGCATCTTGTCACCAAGTTAAAAATCCTGAGGCTGGGTAGTTGCAGACTTACCGCTGAGGATGTTCGGGCATTGG gagaAGCACTTAAAGTGCTGCCTGAACTTGAAGAGTTGAATTTGTCCTGGAACAGTAAAGTGGGAGGAAACTTGCCTCTGATCTTCCAGACACTGCAAGAAGGGAGCAAGATGCAAACCCTTGAgttcgtggactgtagcctcacATCAGAAGATGGGGTGTTTGTGG GTCAGTTGCTACCTAGACTGCAAAACCTTGAAGTACTTGATCTTTCTATTAACAGAAACATCGGTGGCAGTCTCAATAGTATTGCTCATGGACTAAAAAGTACCTCAAACCTGAAAGTCTTGAAGTTACATTCATGTGGGTTGTCACAAAAGAGTGTCACGCTACTGG ATGCTGCCTTTAGATACTTGCGTGAGCTGAGGACACTAGACCTTTCCTGCAACAAGGAGCTGGGTGGAGGGTTTGAAGACACTGCAGGGCTGGCCACGCTGGAGCACCTGGAGGGGCTGGATCTTCACCAGTGCTCACTGACGGCCGACGACGTGTTGTCCCTGA CTCACGTTATCCCTTTACTCTCGAGTCTTCAGGAATTGGATTTATCTGCCAACAAAGAGATGGGCAGCTCTTCTGAAAACCTACTCAGCAGGCTCCGATTTTTACCAGCGTTGAAGTCACTGATAATCAGCAACTGTGCTTTGGAGAGTGAGACTTTTACTGCCCTGG CTGAAGCCTCCATTCACCTCCCTGCTCTGAAAATAGTCAACCTTTCTTGGAATAAGTGTATTGGCGGCGACCTGAAGCTGCTCCTGGAGACGCTAAAGTGTTCAATGTCTCTTCAAGTGCTGAGGCTGAGCAGCTGTTCCCTGGTGACAGAGGACGTGGCTCTCTTGG
- the LRRC31 gene encoding leucine-rich repeat-containing protein 31 isoform X2, with protein sequence MSRTGKKSSSDGETTPQAPLVNESIRGSKSRFPKAGSRKESIDPKTTDSQSQDKTPKTISDIAKTLTSETELGSRMEENEWFLQKLGRKAVNKCLDLNNCRLTAADVRETVALLPSLPDLEKLDISWNDVIGGNLHVFTQQMHLVTKLKILRLGSCRLTAEDVRALGEALKVLPELEELNLSWNSKVGGNLPLIFQTLQEGSKMQTLEFVDCSLTSEDGVFVGQLLPRLQNLEVLDLSINRNIGGSLNSIAHGLKSTSNLKVLKLHSCGLSQKSVTLLDAAFRYLRELRTLDLSCNKELGGGFEDTAGLATLEHLEGLDLHQCSLTADDVLSLTHVIPLLSSLQELDLSANKEMGSSSENLLSRLRFLPALKSLIISNCALESETFTALAEASIHLPALKIVNLSWNKCIGGDLKLLLETLKCSMSLQVLRLSSCSLVTEDVALLGGCSEMAASVRREGKLSPCWYHDPGLHASRRDFPSVCRPG encoded by the exons ATGAGTCGAACAGGGAAGAAAAGCTCCTCAGATGGAGAAACTACACCCCAGGCTCCACTTGTCAATGAGAGCATCAGGGGGTCAAAATCCAGGTTCCCCAAAGCTGGAAGCAGAAAAGAGAGCATTGACCCTAAAACAACTGATTCCCAATCCCAGGACAAGACACCGAAGACAATCTCAGACATTG CCAAGACTCTCACTTCAGAAACAGAATTGGGATCCAGGATGGAGGAAAACGAGTGGTTTCTGCAGAAGCTGGGCAGAAAGGCTGTCAACAAGTGTCTAGATCTGAACAACTGCAGGCTGACAGCAGCGGATGTCAGGGAGACGG TTGCTTTGCTGCCTTCTCTCCCAGACTTGGAAAAACTGGATATTTCCTGGAATGATGTCATAGGTGGAAACCTCCATGTATTCACCCAGCAAATGCATCTTGTCACCAAGTTAAAAATCCTGAGGCTGGGTAGTTGCAGACTTACCGCTGAGGATGTTCGGGCATTGG gagaAGCACTTAAAGTGCTGCCTGAACTTGAAGAGTTGAATTTGTCCTGGAACAGTAAAGTGGGAGGAAACTTGCCTCTGATCTTCCAGACACTGCAAGAAGGGAGCAAGATGCAAACCCTTGAgttcgtggactgtagcctcacATCAGAAGATGGGGTGTTTGTGG GTCAGTTGCTACCTAGACTGCAAAACCTTGAAGTACTTGATCTTTCTATTAACAGAAACATCGGTGGCAGTCTCAATAGTATTGCTCATGGACTAAAAAGTACCTCAAACCTGAAAGTCTTGAAGTTACATTCATGTGGGTTGTCACAAAAGAGTGTCACGCTACTGG ATGCTGCCTTTAGATACTTGCGTGAGCTGAGGACACTAGACCTTTCCTGCAACAAGGAGCTGGGTGGAGGGTTTGAAGACACTGCAGGGCTGGCCACGCTGGAGCACCTGGAGGGGCTGGATCTTCACCAGTGCTCACTGACGGCCGACGACGTGTTGTCCCTGA CTCACGTTATCCCTTTACTCTCGAGTCTTCAGGAATTGGATTTATCTGCCAACAAAGAGATGGGCAGCTCTTCTGAAAACCTACTCAGCAGGCTCCGATTTTTACCAGCGTTGAAGTCACTGATAATCAGCAACTGTGCTTTGGAGAGTGAGACTTTTACTGCCCTGG CTGAAGCCTCCATTCACCTCCCTGCTCTGAAAATAGTCAACCTTTCTTGGAATAAGTGTATTGGCGGCGACCTGAAGCTGCTCCTGGAGACGCTAAAGTGTTCAATGTCTCTTCAAGTGCTGAGGCTGAGCAGCTGTTCCCTGGTGACAGAGGACGTGGCTCTCTTGG